ATAAATATTATATCATATCCATCCTTTAAGTCAGGGATATCTTTTAGATTTTCTTTTATTAATCTTCTAATTCTATTTCTAGTTACAGCCTTGCCTACTTTTTTAGATATAGAATAACCTACCCTAGTGTAACCCAAATCATTTTTTATAAAGTAAAAAACTAAGGTTTTAGTAGCAAGGGACTTACCTTTTCTAT
This is a stretch of genomic DNA from Acetoanaerobium sticklandii. It encodes these proteins:
- the rnpA gene encoding ribonuclease P protein component; this translates as MNHLRLRKDSDFKNIYRKGKSLATKTLVFYFIKNDLGYTRVGYSISKKVGKAVTRNRIRRLIKENLKDIPDLKDGYDIIFIGRIPSSESDYKEIGKSVRYLFRKSGVL